The genomic region GCGCCGAAGATGGCCGCGACGATGTTGACGGCCATGTTGCTCATGTCGATCGGGTTCTGGCTATACAGTATTGCCGTGATTCTGGCGAGGCTGCGTTGTGTGATCCTTGAGCGGAACCGTCAGGCCCGGGCGAGCCAGAGCGCGTTCGGGCAGGGTGCGAAGGAGGTCCGTGCATGACGTGGGGAAGTCTTTCAGAGTTCCTGGCCATGGGTGGCTATGGTTTCTATGTGTGGATGTCATTTGGCACGACCGCCTTGTGCATGGTCTGGGAAGTGTTGATGGTGCGTCGGCGTCAGGCGAGGGCCTTACCTATCGAGTCTTCTGAAGAAGGAGTGACCCACTGATGACCGCGCGACAGAAACGGTTTAGCCTCATCGGTCTCGGACTCGTGGCGTTGGGGATCGCCGCAGCGTTGGTGCTGAATGCGTTCAATAGCAACCTCGTGTTCTTTTTTACGCCCACGCAGGTCGCCAATGGGGAAGTGCCGAAAGGGCAAAGCTTTCGCATCGGCGGAATGGTCGAGGCCGGGACGCTCACGCGTGAGAACGACGGTTTGACCGTCCATTTCGTCATGAGCGATACGGTGAAACGGGTCCCGGTCACCTATAAAGGCATCCTCCCGGATCTGTTTAAGGAGGGGAAGGGTGCGGTCGCGCAGGGGAGGCTCTCGTCGGAGGGAACCTTCGTGGCCAGTGAGGTGCTGGCGAAGCACGACGAGAACTATATGCCGCCGGAAGCCGCTGAAGCGATGGCCAAGGCCAAAGCGACGGGGAAGCAGAGCAGCAACACGCTCGTAGTCACTCCGTAAGCGATAGAGGATACACCTGCATGATCCCAGAAATCGGCCACTTTGCGTTGATCCTCGCCCTCTGTGTCGCGGCTGTGCAGGGCACCGTGCCGATTTTCGGCGCCGCATCCGGCAATTCTTCATTCATGGCGGTCGCGAAACCTGCGGCGCGTGGGCAGTTTCTGTTAGTGCTGATCGCCTTCTGTTGCCTGGGCTATGCATTCGCCGACAAAGATTTTTCGGTGCTCTACGTGGCGGCGAACGCGAATTCAAAGTTGCCGCTCCAATATCGTCTGGCCGCCATTTGGGGAGCCCATGAAGGCTCGCTCCTCTTGTGGACCTTCATCCTGACGCTCTGGATGATGGCGGTCACGCTCTTCTCAAAACATCTCCCGGAAGCGATGCGGGCGAGGATTCTCGGCGTGATGGGCTTGGTGAGCCTGGGGTTTCTCTTGTTCATGTTGACGGTCTCGAACCCCTTCGAGCGATTGATCCCGGTCGCGCCTGATGGCCGCGATCTGAATCCTTTGCTCCAGGATCCCGGTATGGTCATGCATCCGCCGATGCTCTATATGGGGTATGTGGGATTTTCGGTCGCGTTCGCTTTTGCCATCGCCGCGTTGCTAGGCGGCAATCTGGATGCAGCCTGGGCCCGGTGGTCTCGCCCCTGGACCACGGTTGCCTGGTGCTTTCTGACGGTCGGCATCGCGTTAGGCAGCGGATGGGCCTATTACGAGTTGGGTTGGGGCGGGTGGTGGTTCTGGGATCCGGTTGAAAATGCGTCCTTCATGCCCTGGCTGGCCGGAACCGCACTGATGCACTCGCTTGCCGTAACTGACAAGCGGGGTGGGTTCAAAGTCTGGACCGTACTACTCGCGATCCTGGCCTTCTCGCTCAGTTTGCTCGGTACATTCCTCGTACGTTCCGGGGTCTTGACCTCGGTTCATGCCTTCGCGACTGATCCGAAGCGCGGGCTGTTTATTCTTGTCTTTCTCGCGGTCGTCATCGGCGGATCGTTGTTGCTCTATGCGTGGCGTGCGCCGCGTGTGGGCCTGGGGGGCGGGTTCGATCTGGTCTCGCGCGAAGCGATGCTGCTGGCGAATAATGTTCTCTTGGTCGTCGCCATGGGCTCGGTGTTGCTGGGGACGTTGTATCCGTTGTTTCTGGACGCGTTGGGCCTCGGAAAAATTTCGGTGGGCCCTCCATATTTCGATACGGTCTTTGTTCCTCTCATGACCCCCGCCATTTTTCTGATGGGGGTCGGTCCACTGGCCCAATGGAAGAAAGCGAGTCTGCCGGCTCTGGCGCTGCGGCTGCGCTGGGCGTTCGGCACCAGCGTCGTTACCGCACTGCTGCTGCCGTTTATACTGGGGAAATGGACGCCACTGCTTAGCCTCGGTTTGTTGTTGGCGCTGTGGATTGTGACAACGGCCGTCGTGAATGTGCGTGAGAGACTGACCCATCTTGAGGGAGCCAGTCTTACGAGTCGTCTCGCGTCGGTTCCGCGTTCCTATTGGGGCATGATCCTGGCGCATTGCGGGATTGCCGTTTTCATCGTCGGGGTGACGATGGTGAAGGGGTTTGAGGTCGAGCAAGATCTGCGGATGAATGTGGGCGAGACTGCCACGATCGGCGGCTATACGTTTCAGTTCGACGGCGCGAAGGATCATGTGGGGCCGAACTATATTGCGGCACGCGGCACGTTTCGCGTGACAAAGGATGGCCGTGAAGTGACGACCATGTATCCGGAGAAACGCCGGTATATAGTGCAGAGCCAGACCATGACGGAGGCGGCGATCGACTCCGGGGTTTTTCGCGATCTCTACGTATCCTTGGGGGAGCCGCTGGAAGGCGGGGCCTGGAGCGTGCGGCTCTACCACAAACCGTTTATCGACTGGATCTGGGGCGGCTGCTTGATCATGGCGTTCGGCGGAGTCTTGGCGATCACTGATCGCCGCTATCGCCTTGCCTGGCGCCGTGAACAAGAGGCAGCGCCCGCTGTCTCTCAACCGGTCGGAGCGCCGATTGTATGAAGCGGTTCTTGCTCCCGCTGGCAATCTTTGTGGTGATGGTGGGA from Nitrospira sp. harbors:
- the ccmE gene encoding cytochrome c maturation protein CcmE, whose translation is MTARQKRFSLIGLGLVALGIAAALVLNAFNSNLVFFFTPTQVANGEVPKGQSFRIGGMVEAGTLTRENDGLTVHFVMSDTVKRVPVTYKGILPDLFKEGKGAVAQGRLSSEGTFVASEVLAKHDENYMPPEAAEAMAKAKATGKQSSNTLVVTP
- the ccmD gene encoding heme exporter protein CcmD, coding for MTWGSLSEFLAMGGYGFYVWMSFGTTALCMVWEVLMVRRRQARALPIESSEEGVTH
- a CDS encoding heme lyase CcmF/NrfE family subunit; its protein translation is MIPEIGHFALILALCVAAVQGTVPIFGAASGNSSFMAVAKPAARGQFLLVLIAFCCLGYAFADKDFSVLYVAANANSKLPLQYRLAAIWGAHEGSLLLWTFILTLWMMAVTLFSKHLPEAMRARILGVMGLVSLGFLLFMLTVSNPFERLIPVAPDGRDLNPLLQDPGMVMHPPMLYMGYVGFSVAFAFAIAALLGGNLDAAWARWSRPWTTVAWCFLTVGIALGSGWAYYELGWGGWWFWDPVENASFMPWLAGTALMHSLAVTDKRGGFKVWTVLLAILAFSLSLLGTFLVRSGVLTSVHAFATDPKRGLFILVFLAVVIGGSLLLYAWRAPRVGLGGGFDLVSREAMLLANNVLLVVAMGSVLLGTLYPLFLDALGLGKISVGPPYFDTVFVPLMTPAIFLMGVGPLAQWKKASLPALALRLRWAFGTSVVTALLLPFILGKWTPLLSLGLLLALWIVTTAVVNVRERLTHLEGASLTSRLASVPRSYWGMILAHCGIAVFIVGVTMVKGFEVEQDLRMNVGETATIGGYTFQFDGAKDHVGPNYIAARGTFRVTKDGREVTTMYPEKRRYIVQSQTMTEAAIDSGVFRDLYVSLGEPLEGGAWSVRLYHKPFIDWIWGGCLIMAFGGVLAITDRRYRLAWRREQEAAPAVSQPVGAPIV